In Arthrobacter ramosus, one DNA window encodes the following:
- a CDS encoding IclR family transcriptional regulator, with protein sequence MSDSNASAATRPARRNSSGLRRDLELLEILGSPESVAASGLGVSKVAEIAGRDKAQVSRTLATLAEAGLVDRDPDSLLYSLGYGLYALAARTAEARMVSASTPFLKRVSAATHETTHLCVLRGGTVLTLKSEMSNHTYRALGWEGVSVDAWGTSSGRVLVSDWDATALRDWYDTNAAKASELQDLSPLALEAGQGQPGHRPNKIQSFEDLCAEISLIRRRGYAVVDEEFELGVVGVSAPVYDFKKRIVAAFNVSAPKQRFGRHLEQAGALAAKVAMEFSVSLGAPVA encoded by the coding sequence GTGAGTGACTCAAATGCTTCAGCCGCCACCCGTCCCGCGCGGCGCAATTCATCTGGCCTGCGGCGCGATCTGGAGCTTCTGGAAATCCTGGGATCCCCGGAGTCGGTTGCCGCCTCCGGACTAGGCGTGAGCAAGGTGGCGGAAATCGCGGGCCGGGACAAGGCCCAGGTGTCCCGGACGCTGGCCACCCTTGCAGAGGCCGGCCTGGTCGATAGGGACCCTGATAGCTTGCTGTACAGCCTCGGATACGGGCTCTACGCCCTGGCCGCGCGGACCGCCGAAGCCAGGATGGTGAGCGCTTCGACTCCGTTCCTCAAGCGCGTCTCCGCAGCCACCCACGAAACCACGCACCTCTGCGTGCTGCGTGGCGGCACGGTGCTTACCTTGAAGAGCGAGATGTCCAACCACACATACAGGGCACTTGGCTGGGAAGGCGTCAGCGTGGACGCCTGGGGCACATCCTCGGGGCGCGTGCTGGTCAGCGACTGGGATGCTACAGCCCTTCGCGATTGGTATGACACCAACGCCGCCAAAGCCTCGGAATTGCAGGATCTCTCCCCCCTGGCATTGGAAGCAGGGCAAGGCCAACCCGGACATCGGCCCAACAAGATCCAGAGCTTCGAGGACCTTTGCGCCGAAATCTCCCTGATTCGCCGGCGCGGTTATGCAGTAGTTGATGAAGAGTTCGAACTCGGGGTGGTGGGCGTTTCAGCCCCAGTTTACGACTTCAAGAAGCGGATCGTGGCGGCGTTCAATGTCAGCGCCCCGAAGCAGCGCTTCGGCCGCCATCTGGAGCAGGCCGGGGCTCTGGCGGCGAAAGTGGCAATGGAGTTCTCGGTGTCCTTGGGGGCGCCTGTCGCGTAG
- a CDS encoding alkaline phosphatase family protein, which produces MKTAKKNGLATAAVLGAVLMAGSAVAPAMADDVSRGGQDVQGQQGSDNSKGQGETSKHVLLLSVDGLHQKDLDLYVKNHPTSALASLVNHGTSYTHAQTPVPSDSFPGMVGQLTGGNPGTTGVYYDDTFNRSLLPAGTTDCKNTAPGAEVAFTEAADKNQNALDAGQGLPGLPASILNMTGQPGALLDPAALPVDPASCKPVYPHQYLKVNTVFEVAKSAGLTTAWSDKHPAYEILNGPSGKGLDDLFTPEINSKAAAPFTGDWTQDNAATQQYDGYKVQAVLNEIDGKDHSGTKAAAVPGIFGMNFQAVSTAQKLPTSDGLTGGYLQGGTVPGPLLSKALDFVNASVGKFESALAASGHAKDTTVILSAKHGQSPMDSSTLTRVPDSAIIDGLNTAWKSAHPGSADLVAFSTDDDIMQLWLSDHSQAAAQFAKDYLAAHSAAGNDINGAAKTVTTSGLSKVYAGSEVANYFGTQTSDARYPDILGIAQTGVVYTGGKAKIAEHGGASADDRDVPLVVSGANDEHARTVTTAVETTQIAPTILKTLGLDPNKLQAVQIEGTKALPQR; this is translated from the coding sequence ATGAAGACAGCCAAGAAAAACGGACTTGCCACAGCAGCGGTCCTGGGGGCCGTGCTCATGGCCGGATCCGCGGTGGCGCCGGCCATGGCCGACGACGTTTCACGCGGCGGCCAGGACGTCCAGGGCCAGCAGGGATCAGACAACAGCAAGGGCCAGGGCGAAACATCGAAGCACGTGCTGCTGCTTTCGGTGGACGGCCTCCACCAGAAGGACCTGGATTTGTACGTGAAGAACCACCCGACGTCGGCGCTGGCGTCGCTGGTCAACCACGGCACCAGCTACACGCACGCCCAGACTCCAGTGCCTTCGGATTCCTTCCCCGGCATGGTCGGCCAGCTGACCGGCGGCAATCCCGGGACCACCGGCGTCTACTATGACGACACCTTCAACAGGTCACTCCTGCCGGCAGGCACAACGGACTGCAAGAACACTGCGCCCGGCGCCGAAGTGGCCTTCACCGAAGCCGCCGACAAGAACCAGAACGCCCTCGACGCCGGCCAGGGCCTGCCCGGGCTTCCGGCCAGCATCCTGAACATGACGGGACAACCCGGCGCACTCCTTGACCCGGCCGCCCTCCCGGTTGACCCGGCGAGCTGCAAGCCGGTCTACCCCCACCAGTACTTGAAGGTAAACACGGTCTTCGAAGTGGCGAAGAGCGCCGGGCTGACCACGGCGTGGTCGGACAAGCACCCGGCCTACGAAATCCTGAACGGCCCTTCCGGCAAGGGCCTGGATGACCTGTTCACCCCGGAGATCAACAGCAAAGCCGCCGCTCCGTTCACCGGCGACTGGACGCAGGACAACGCCGCAACCCAGCAGTACGACGGCTACAAGGTCCAGGCCGTGCTGAACGAAATCGACGGCAAGGACCACTCAGGCACCAAGGCGGCCGCAGTCCCGGGCATCTTCGGGATGAACTTCCAGGCCGTCTCGACGGCACAGAAGCTCCCGACGTCGGACGGCCTCACCGGCGGTTACCTTCAGGGCGGCACCGTTCCGGGGCCGCTCTTGAGCAAAGCCCTGGACTTCGTCAACGCCTCTGTCGGGAAGTTCGAGTCTGCGCTGGCCGCTTCCGGCCACGCGAAGGACACCACGGTGATCCTTTCTGCCAAGCACGGACAGTCCCCCATGGACTCTTCGACACTGACGAGGGTGCCTGACAGCGCAATCATCGACGGCCTGAACACCGCATGGAAGTCGGCCCACCCCGGCTCCGCAGACCTCGTGGCGTTCTCCACCGACGACGACATCATGCAGCTGTGGCTTTCGGACCACTCGCAGGCAGCTGCGCAGTTCGCCAAGGACTACCTGGCAGCGCACTCCGCAGCAGGTAACGACATCAACGGTGCTGCCAAGACCGTGACAACCTCGGGGTTGAGCAAGGTGTACGCGGGCAGCGAAGTTGCAAACTACTTCGGCACCCAAACCAGCGATGCACGCTACCCGGACATTCTGGGCATCGCCCAGACCGGCGTGGTTTACACCGGCGGCAAGGCCAAGATCGCCGAACACGGTGGAGCCAGCGCGGACGACCGCGATGTGCCGCTCGTGGTCTCCGGCGCCAACGACGAACACGCCCGGACCGTGACCACCGCGGTCGAGACGACGCAGATTGCGCCGACCATCCTGAAGACCCTTGGCCTTGATCCGAACAAGCTGCAGGCCGTGCAGATCGAGGGGACCAAGGCACTCCCCCAGCGCTGA